One window from the genome of Thermoflexus hugenholtzii JAD2 encodes:
- a CDS encoding type II toxin-antitoxin system VapC family toxin: MYLVDTNIWLERLLDQEQSEVIGRFLEQVPSDQLAITDFALHSIGIILCRLGRLDAFRLFVQEVFIDGAVTVIHLEPTDLPAVLEVMERFNLDFDDAYQYIAAEKHALTLVSLDADFDRTPAGRKTPQQIVT; encoded by the coding sequence ATGTACCTTGTGGACACCAACATCTGGCTCGAGCGCTTGCTCGACCAGGAGCAATCGGAGGTCATCGGGCGGTTCTTGGAACAGGTCCCATCGGACCAGCTCGCCATCACGGATTTCGCTCTGCACTCCATCGGCATCATCCTCTGCCGGCTCGGTCGCCTGGACGCCTTCCGCCTCTTCGTGCAGGAGGTCTTCATCGATGGCGCTGTGACGGTCATTCATCTGGAACCCACAGACCTGCCAGCCGTGCTCGAAGTCATGGAGCGGTTCAACCTGGACTTCGATGACGCCTATCAATACATCGCTGCGGAGAAGCACGCTCTCACTTTGGTAAGCCTGGACGCCGACTTCGACCGCACGCCTGCAGGGAGGAAAACACCGCAACAGATTGTGACTTGA
- a CDS encoding DUF2281 domain-containing protein, translating into MKSLEELIRELPPDLRKEVEDFARFLLERRKAAHGKPIRQSWAGALREFKDRFTALELQKKALEWRGD; encoded by the coding sequence ATGAAATCCCTGGAGGAGTTGATTCGGGAGCTGCCGCCGGATCTCAGGAAAGAGGTGGAGGATTTCGCACGCTTTCTTCTGGAGCGTCGGAAGGCTGCCCATGGGAAACCCATCCGGCAGAGCTGGGCCGGTGCCTTGCGCGAGTTCAAGGACCGGTTCACCGCCCTGGAGTTGCAGAAAAAGGCCCTGGAATGGCGAGGCGACTGA